Proteins encoded together in one Desulfosporosinus meridiei DSM 13257 window:
- a CDS encoding PocR ligand-binding domain-containing protein gives MKTMEYKFTDFFDLSEIQKLQDLFSDAMGVASLITEPDGTPITEPSGFCGLCNEIRKTEIGFRNCLISDSIIGSPNEEGPNIKRCLSGGLLDGGASIIVGGKHIANWLIGQIVDDEFNINQNNYADLIGIKRDVYEKELGKVKRMSKSQFVNICNYLYLNAQMLSKYALKGVSLEHEIASKINTELEMKELNTELELKVKRRTTRLEELNIELQDSNAMLEETNAVLEETNAELEEINAMLEEEIAKRQRAELEIRLLNEDLENKVIERTNQLQDINAMLEEEIIEKIRAENELNQERVFTDALFDSAQGMIFLYDDNQRLIRWNKKHEEMTGYTSAELAHKSLLDWYEGDEKSKSAVLKGIGMVSKNGFGTAEANLQTKDGIKIPMYFTASTVVINGKQYFAGIGIDTTEWKQLNERVKKYQVLAEKANDAMLFIDKEGNILEANDAAVRIYGYTYSELLNLKIFDLRRIDASNIVDQMALADSEGIIFDAIHYLKDGTPINVEVSSQGTYLGEKRVLLSIVRDITDRKKKEDENRYLSYHDPLTGLYNRRFYEEEIKRLDTERNIPISIIVGDVNGLKILNDAFGHDKGDELLVKAAKAIQRACRADDIVARWGGDEFVILLPKTTMEDAERVVTRIREKYANVQVNSIRVSISFGWDTKTKSDESIIKVLKSAEDSMYKNKIIENEGMRGNTINTIINTLHEKNPREEQHSKRVSQICQDIGKAIGLPEIEVSGLKVIGLLHDIGKIAIEEHILNKPEKLTKNEWEQIKRHPDIGFRILSTSYEMLELAEGILAHHERWDGKGYPKGLKGEEIPKVSRIIALADSYDAMVSERPYRIALSEEAALQEILKNSGTQFDPELAQIFAMKLR, from the coding sequence ATGAAAACCATGGAATACAAATTCACAGACTTCTTCGATCTATCTGAAATTCAGAAACTGCAGGATCTTTTTTCGGATGCGATGGGTGTAGCTTCACTCATAACGGAACCTGATGGAACCCCCATTACCGAACCCAGTGGCTTTTGTGGTTTATGTAACGAAATAAGAAAGACTGAAATAGGTTTTAGAAATTGCCTTATCTCGGATTCGATCATTGGAAGTCCTAATGAGGAAGGGCCGAATATCAAACGATGTTTAAGCGGAGGATTGCTTGATGGAGGAGCAAGTATCATTGTTGGTGGTAAACACATTGCTAACTGGCTGATCGGTCAAATCGTTGATGACGAGTTTAATATAAACCAAAATAATTATGCAGATTTAATAGGAATTAAGCGAGATGTTTATGAAAAAGAATTAGGGAAAGTAAAGCGTATGAGCAAATCCCAGTTTGTAAATATTTGTAATTACCTGTACCTAAATGCTCAAATGCTTTCCAAATATGCTCTCAAAGGAGTTTCCTTAGAGCATGAAATCGCCAGTAAAATTAATACAGAATTAGAAATGAAAGAGTTGAATACGGAACTTGAACTAAAAGTAAAAAGAAGAACTACACGGCTCGAAGAGCTTAATATAGAGTTGCAAGACAGCAATGCTATGCTGGAAGAAACAAATGCTGTATTAGAAGAAACAAATGCCGAACTTGAAGAGATTAATGCAATGCTTGAAGAAGAAATCGCTAAACGGCAAAGGGCTGAACTGGAAATTAGGCTATTAAATGAAGACCTTGAAAACAAGGTGATTGAGCGAACAAACCAACTGCAGGATATCAATGCAATGCTTGAAGAGGAGATAATTGAGAAGATAAGAGCTGAAAATGAATTGAATCAAGAAAGAGTTTTCACCGATGCCTTATTTGACAGTGCTCAAGGAATGATTTTTCTTTACGATGATAATCAAAGGCTAATTCGATGGAATAAGAAGCATGAGGAGATGACGGGGTATACCTCTGCAGAGTTAGCTCATAAGAGTTTATTAGATTGGTACGAAGGAGACGAGAAGAGCAAGAGTGCTGTTTTAAAGGGAATCGGAATGGTTTCGAAGAATGGCTTTGGAACCGCTGAAGCCAACTTACAAACAAAGGACGGTATAAAAATTCCTATGTACTTTACAGCAAGTACTGTAGTTATCAATGGCAAACAATATTTTGCAGGAATAGGAATTGATACTACAGAGTGGAAGCAGTTAAATGAGAGAGTTAAAAAGTATCAGGTTTTAGCCGAAAAGGCTAATGATGCAATGCTGTTTATCGATAAGGAAGGAAATATTCTCGAAGCTAATGATGCCGCGGTTAGGATCTATGGCTATACATATTCCGAACTCCTGAACTTAAAAATATTTGATTTAAGGCGTATTGATGCCTCAAATATTGTTGATCAAATGGCTTTGGCGGATAGCGAGGGAATTATTTTTGACGCAATTCATTACTTAAAAGATGGAACTCCGATTAATGTTGAAGTAAGTTCACAAGGTACCTACTTAGGAGAAAAAAGAGTTCTTCTCAGTATCGTGAGAGATATCACAGATCGCAAGAAAAAGGAAGATGAAAACCGCTATTTGAGCTATCATGATCCTTTGACTGGTCTTTATAATCGAAGATTCTATGAAGAAGAAATTAAACGTTTAGATACAGAGCGTAACATTCCAATTTCAATAATTGTAGGGGATGTGAATGGACTTAAGATCTTAAATGATGCATTTGGACACGATAAAGGGGATGAACTTCTGGTAAAAGCAGCTAAGGCTATTCAGCGGGCGTGCAGAGCAGATGATATTGTCGCCCGCTGGGGTGGAGACGAATTTGTTATCCTTTTGCCAAAAACAACGATGGAAGACGCGGAAAGAGTTGTAACGAGAATAAGAGAAAAATATGCCAATGTACAAGTAAACTCAATACGTGTCAGTATTTCATTTGGATGGGATACAAAAACAAAATCGGATGAGAGTATAATTAAAGTTCTTAAGAGTGCTGAAGATTCGATGTACAAAAATAAAATTATTGAGAATGAAGGCATGAGAGGAAATACGATTAATACCATCATTAATACCTTACATGAAAAGAACCCTCGGGAGGAACAACACTCAAAAAGAGTAAGTCAAATATGTCAAGATATTGGAAAAGCAATAGGATTACCTGAAATCGAAGTAAGTGGTCTAAAAGTTATAGGCTTATTACATGATATAGGGAAAATCGCCATTGAAGAACATATCCTCAATAAACCCGAAAAGCTTACTAAGAATGAGTGGGAACAAATTAAGAGGCATCCTGATATCGGTTTTAGAATATTGAGTACATCCTATGAAATGTTAGAATTAGCCGAAGGTATTTTGGCTCATCATGAGCGGTGGGATGGTAAGGGTTATCCGAAAGGGTTAAAAGGTGAAGAAATTCCTAAAGTATCAAGAATCATTGCTCTGGCCGACAGTTATGATGCAATGGTAAGTGAACGCCCCTACCGAATAGCTTTAAGTGAGGAAGCAGCCTTACAAGAGATACTTAAAAATTCGGGGACACAGTTTGATCCTGAACTAGCCCAAATATTTGCCATGAAATTACGTTAA
- a CDS encoding YifB family Mg chelatase-like AAA ATPase: MFAAVYGMTVLGLQAHLIRVEVDVANGLPCFDIVGLPNTAVREARDRVRSAIRNSGYQFPFQRVTVNLAPADLRKEGSGLDLPIAIGILAATQQCLCPSVNHYVFSGELSLEGTLRPVPGVLTMAITLNQENSQSESDEVRISEGLALIIPPDNLAEARLVSAIKTHSSSTLSKIVMALENKSNFDDEPVGQLNQTEGYTDKQIDWSDIHGQHHVKRALEIAAAGGHNTILIGPPGSGKTLLAKAYSGILPQLNEQESIEVTQLYSVCGLLNTNGSLVRKRPFRNPHHTVTKAGMIGGGRKLRPGELSLANHGVLFLDELPEFSREVLECLRQPLEDRELTITRQSGSITYPAHVSVIASMNPCPCGYYGDQGKVCQCTPFQIQNYRGRISGPLLDRFDIHIEVPRLSFSELRTSNNKESSQVVRKRVMAARQLQWSRLGSVKTNAEMTGKETKDHTQLTLIGESLLQRIFDAQHLSGRAHDRILKVARTIADLAGMREILPEHLAESIQLRSLDKRMS; the protein is encoded by the coding sequence ATGTTTGCTGCTGTTTATGGGATGACGGTTCTTGGTTTACAAGCTCATTTAATACGTGTTGAAGTTGACGTAGCGAATGGTCTTCCGTGTTTTGATATTGTGGGTCTGCCAAATACAGCTGTTAGAGAGGCTAGAGATCGAGTTCGGTCTGCTATCCGTAACTCAGGCTATCAATTTCCATTTCAGCGGGTAACCGTCAATTTGGCTCCTGCCGATTTACGAAAAGAAGGCTCAGGACTCGATCTCCCGATAGCGATTGGAATTCTAGCTGCAACCCAACAGTGCTTATGTCCTTCAGTAAATCATTATGTTTTTTCCGGCGAATTATCCTTAGAAGGAACTCTCCGTCCTGTACCCGGTGTCTTGACTATGGCCATTACTCTAAATCAAGAGAATTCCCAGTCAGAATCTGATGAAGTGAGGATTTCAGAAGGGTTAGCATTAATAATTCCCCCCGATAATTTAGCTGAAGCACGTCTGGTAAGTGCAATCAAAACACATAGCTCTTCCACACTGTCGAAAATAGTTATGGCTCTTGAAAACAAGAGCAACTTCGACGATGAACCAGTTGGTCAGTTGAATCAAACTGAAGGATATACCGACAAACAAATAGATTGGTCTGATATTCATGGACAACACCATGTTAAACGTGCCTTGGAGATAGCTGCGGCGGGTGGTCATAATACAATTCTCATTGGACCACCAGGATCAGGCAAGACTCTATTGGCAAAAGCTTACTCAGGGATACTTCCCCAATTAAATGAGCAAGAGAGTATTGAGGTTACACAGCTTTACAGTGTTTGTGGGTTGTTAAATACTAATGGTTCACTAGTGCGAAAACGACCATTTAGGAATCCTCATCATACAGTTACCAAAGCTGGTATGATTGGAGGAGGTCGCAAGTTACGCCCCGGTGAGCTTAGCTTGGCAAATCATGGCGTATTGTTTTTAGATGAACTACCGGAGTTCTCACGTGAAGTTTTAGAGTGCCTCCGGCAACCTTTGGAAGATCGGGAATTAACAATTACTCGGCAATCAGGAAGTATTACCTATCCAGCTCATGTAAGTGTTATAGCCAGCATGAATCCTTGTCCGTGTGGTTATTATGGCGATCAGGGGAAAGTCTGCCAGTGTACGCCTTTTCAAATACAAAACTATAGAGGTAGAATTTCAGGACCGCTTTTAGATCGATTTGACATACATATTGAAGTTCCCAGACTTAGTTTTTCGGAGTTGAGAACTAGCAATAACAAAGAATCTTCTCAAGTGGTCAGGAAGCGAGTAATGGCAGCCCGCCAGCTTCAATGGAGTCGCCTCGGATCGGTAAAAACCAATGCAGAAATGACGGGCAAAGAGACTAAAGATCACACTCAACTAACTTTGATTGGTGAGTCACTTTTGCAGAGGATTTTTGATGCTCAACATCTTAGTGGTCGCGCACATGACAGGATTTTAAAAGTTGCGCGTACGATTGCTGACCTAGCTGGCATGAGAGAGATTCTTCCAGAGCATTTAGCTGAGTCAATACAATTGCGTTCTTTGGATAAACGAATGTCATAG
- a CDS encoding HAMP domain-containing sensor histidine kinase — protein sequence MTLLILAVLGGLGFTLTWLFGDFYLQQKLNSLRSEAVEISAQLASVPNWSGRLNLLESLKLTSGTQLVLLDPQGNIIVLAGSISQKGSQNTIEWYPKSLLGGSLNGLSRDLRPSDFFTEDNLAQVLSGQTISIKALPINGGAQAMLLAATPVGLNPVKGVVLLGSSPIPIQESIATFRRLILYASLIAVFLATVVSLIFAQHVTRPLGLMQRGASRMAKGDFLPIQGVTSKDEIGELAEALNWMGESLKNHMAWLSQEKNLLQGIVESISDAVVMLSIDGSILYANDSAKALWQENEIVVQERKTQIVTILQAMAVRENQTENFEVVTIGIQVLQIVMAPMSENEGIRGHVAVLRDVTASLRAEKNRREFLASVTHELRTPLHLIQGYLEAIQDEVIPKDQSEEYIDLVLEEAKRLARLVQELQEINWLERGQVMQPTAINMENFMLELDHRFQGRAQELGVKLKVSKGFGELYADQDRLLQVFINLLDNALSHTPCGKTVRVFMVEEQNEVRLVVQDEGEGIPKEALPYIFDRFFRVNKARTRKDGGMGLGLAIVRQIVEAHGGNVRVESDMGKGTAFWISLPRL from the coding sequence ATGACGCTATTAATTTTAGCTGTATTAGGTGGATTAGGGTTCACCCTCACTTGGTTATTTGGAGATTTTTATCTTCAGCAAAAGTTAAATTCCCTGCGCTCAGAAGCTGTAGAAATATCAGCACAGCTGGCTTCCGTCCCAAACTGGAGTGGCAGGCTTAATCTGTTAGAATCTCTTAAGCTAACATCCGGGACTCAATTAGTTCTCCTTGACCCTCAAGGAAATATTATCGTGTTGGCAGGATCAATTTCCCAGAAAGGTTCACAAAACACTATAGAATGGTATCCTAAGAGTTTGTTGGGAGGATCTCTGAATGGGTTGTCTAGAGATTTACGACCGTCAGATTTCTTTACCGAGGACAACTTAGCCCAGGTGCTGTCCGGTCAAACAATCTCGATCAAGGCTTTGCCTATCAATGGTGGTGCCCAAGCTATGTTGCTAGCTGCCACCCCTGTAGGCCTAAACCCCGTTAAAGGAGTCGTACTATTGGGGAGTTCTCCCATCCCCATTCAAGAGAGCATTGCAACTTTTAGACGCTTAATTCTCTATGCGTCCTTAATAGCTGTATTCTTAGCTACTGTGGTTAGTTTGATTTTTGCTCAGCATGTTACACGTCCCCTCGGTTTAATGCAGCGAGGAGCGTCTAGAATGGCTAAAGGGGATTTTTTGCCTATTCAAGGTGTGACGAGTAAAGATGAAATCGGGGAGCTAGCAGAGGCCTTGAATTGGATGGGAGAGAGCCTAAAAAATCATATGGCATGGCTTTCACAAGAGAAGAACTTACTTCAGGGAATCGTGGAAAGTATTAGTGATGCTGTCGTAATGTTGAGTATAGACGGCTCAATACTCTATGCGAATGATTCAGCTAAGGCTTTATGGCAAGAAAATGAGATAGTAGTTCAGGAACGCAAAACTCAGATCGTAACCATTCTTCAGGCTATGGCTGTACGTGAGAATCAAACTGAAAATTTCGAAGTAGTTACAATAGGAATTCAAGTGCTGCAGATTGTAATGGCTCCGATGTCCGAAAATGAAGGAATTCGGGGGCATGTTGCAGTGCTTAGAGATGTCACAGCTTCCCTAAGGGCAGAAAAAAACCGGCGCGAGTTTTTAGCTAGCGTTACACATGAACTAAGGACACCGCTGCATTTAATTCAAGGTTATTTGGAAGCGATCCAAGACGAAGTGATCCCAAAAGATCAAAGTGAAGAATATATTGACCTCGTTCTTGAAGAAGCTAAACGATTGGCTCGTTTAGTCCAGGAGTTACAAGAAATTAACTGGCTTGAACGGGGACAGGTTATGCAGCCGACGGCCATAAACATGGAGAACTTTATGTTAGAACTGGATCATCGTTTTCAAGGCAGAGCACAAGAATTGGGTGTCAAACTAAAAGTTTCCAAAGGATTTGGAGAACTGTATGCAGATCAGGATCGTCTCTTACAAGTTTTTATCAATCTTTTAGATAATGCATTAAGTCATACCCCCTGCGGGAAAACGGTTAGAGTTTTTATGGTGGAAGAGCAAAATGAAGTGCGCTTGGTAGTCCAAGATGAAGGGGAAGGGATCCCTAAAGAAGCTTTGCCCTACATTTTCGATCGTTTCTTTAGGGTCAATAAAGCCAGGACTAGAAAGGATGGAGGTATGGGGTTAGGTTTGGCTATCGTTCGCCAAATCGTTGAAGCCCATGGGGGAAACGTCCGCGTGGAAAGTGACATGGGAAAAGGGACTGCCTTTTGGATTTCTCTTCCGCGGTTATGA
- a CDS encoding IS1182 family transposase, whose product MMTEQKKKQNRMLCVLMEDLVPKGHFLRKLDAAIDFSFVYEIMRPLYSDLGRPSIDPVVLVKMLLIGYLYGIDSERKLEEEVTVNNAYRWFLGLDLEDKVPDHSIFSQNRRRRFKDSEVFQEIFHKVVKECAEAGLIGGECVVMDSTHIKANAANGNSETMLLMEGPDDYWQKLNDEHGQKIRQKREDADMSVKIKKKSVSDPEAGWMHRHPKPAGFHYLCHQSSDIQYGIVTDVHVTPGDVTDAPYCVKRIASQKQKLKIAYRFAGLDSGYDTVAVHHELHELGMRGYIHLNTGHNANWRKERGLFSIDDFNYDAINDRYICPNGCTLRYIGVRKVRYRVGKNYVSQSKDCKCCAKKSRCITGKAGYKEVRRDFYQEDQERNHALIGTALYRYVMRKRQVICEGNFALQKRCHNLRFTRKRGIEKVREQCLFSAMALNLKRLVKYGTAPLRPAVSSLFYSLNYALQMNLPLRTC is encoded by the coding sequence ATGATGACTGAGCAAAAGAAAAAGCAAAACCGGATGCTTTGCGTACTTATGGAAGACCTTGTCCCGAAAGGGCATTTTCTAAGGAAACTGGACGCGGCGATCGATTTCAGTTTTGTCTATGAAATCATGAGGCCGTTGTACAGCGATCTTGGAAGACCGTCAATTGATCCGGTCGTTTTGGTGAAGATGCTTTTAATTGGCTACTTGTACGGGATAGATTCCGAACGGAAGCTTGAGGAAGAAGTCACAGTTAACAACGCCTATCGCTGGTTTCTTGGCCTTGACTTAGAGGATAAAGTTCCGGATCACTCCATCTTCTCCCAGAACCGCCGACGTAGATTCAAAGACTCAGAGGTGTTTCAGGAGATATTTCATAAGGTCGTTAAAGAATGTGCCGAGGCAGGACTCATAGGCGGTGAATGTGTGGTCATGGATTCCACTCATATCAAGGCCAACGCCGCTAACGGCAACTCTGAAACGATGCTTCTCATGGAAGGGCCGGATGACTACTGGCAAAAGCTCAATGACGAACATGGTCAAAAGATCCGGCAAAAAAGAGAAGACGCCGACATGAGCGTAAAAATAAAAAAAAAGTCCGTCTCCGATCCTGAAGCCGGATGGATGCATAGACACCCCAAGCCAGCAGGCTTTCACTATTTATGCCATCAAAGCTCGGACATCCAGTATGGTATCGTAACCGACGTGCATGTCACCCCTGGTGATGTGACAGACGCGCCCTATTGTGTTAAACGGATAGCATCTCAGAAGCAAAAACTAAAGATTGCCTACCGCTTTGCCGGATTGGACAGCGGCTATGATACAGTAGCAGTCCATCACGAGTTACATGAGCTTGGTATGAGGGGGTATATCCATCTGAATACCGGCCATAATGCCAATTGGCGCAAAGAAAGAGGGCTGTTTAGTATTGACGACTTCAACTATGATGCAATAAATGACCGTTATATCTGTCCAAACGGCTGCACGCTGCGTTATATCGGCGTGAGAAAAGTACGATATAGAGTCGGCAAAAACTACGTATCCCAGTCAAAAGACTGTAAATGCTGTGCCAAGAAAAGCCGCTGTATTACCGGAAAAGCCGGTTACAAGGAAGTCCGACGTGATTTTTATCAAGAGGATCAGGAACGTAACCACGCTTTAATCGGTACTGCCCTATACCGCTATGTGATGCGAAAGCGGCAGGTGATCTGTGAAGGGAATTTTGCTCTTCAAAAGCGATGTCACAATCTAAGGTTCACTCGCAAGCGAGGCATTGAGAAAGTTCGAGAGCAATGCCTCTTTTCGGCGATGGCACTGAACCTGAAACGATTGGTGAAATACGGGACAGCGCCGTTAAGGCCGGCTGTCTCGTCTCTATTTTATAGTCTGAATTATGCTCTGCAAATGAATCTCCCGTTAAGAACTTGTTGA